The following is a genomic window from Drosophila busckii strain San Diego stock center, stock number 13000-0081.31 chromosome 2L, ASM1175060v1, whole genome shotgun sequence.
CTTTTACTTATTGATATGCTCACCTCGCTTGTACACCTCATTGACCGCGCCAAAGTCATTTAGATCTTTCAGGAACACCGTATTTTTGACCACCTTGTCCACACCAGAGTCAGCTGCCTTAAGTATGGCCTCCAGATTTTTGAGCGCCATCTCCGCTTGTGCAGTTGCACCGCCGGCTACCAGTTTTGCATCTTTGTCCAGGCCCAAGCAGCCAGAGACATAGACAGTGCGATCAGCAACAACTGCTTGACTATGAagaaaagagcaacaacaatgaatgGCGCTCACTCTCACCCACACATATAAAGATTTGAGTCAAAGCTTACTTGTATGGCGCCACTGGCTTGGCCGCATTTGCAGTGCTGATCAGTTTACGCACAATAGTTGCCATTATTCAAGTTgtgtttatgcaatttataaattgtttatgaatttCAAGTGCTGTTGGCCGCTGCTAAAAGTGAACTAAGCTTTGAttgattgttttatttgcacttgacACGATCAACATCTGTTATCAGCAAAAGCTTTGGT
Proteins encoded in this region:
- the LOC108604114 gene encoding rutC family protein UK114; its protein translation is MATIVRKLISTANAAKPVAPYNQAVVADRTVYVSGCLGLDKDAKLVAGGATAQAEMALKNLEAILKAADSGVDKVVKNTVFLKDLNDFGAVNEVYKRVFNKDFPARSCFQVAKLPMDALVEIECIALTGAVHTVTSD